A window of Desulfovibrio sp. contains these coding sequences:
- the topA gene encoding type I DNA topoisomerase, giving the protein MGKQLIIVESPAKVKTIKKFLGPSYMVQASVGHVRDLPAKALGVNEEDNFAPQYEVIDNKKNVVSELRAAAAKADTVYLAPDPDREGEAIAWHVAELIRDKAKDIKRIQFNEITAKAVKEALAHPRDLNEDLFDAQQARRILDRLVGYKISPLLWKTIKRGISAGRVQSVALRLIAEREEEREVFKPEEYWLFKVLLSADTPPPFKADLAKINGKKAVIANAEEAQALEDALKGQPFVVESVEQKERERAPQPPFITSTLQQAANQRLSYTAKRTMNIAQRLYEGVELGDRGLTALITYMRTDSTRIADEARDAAKDFIATHFGKDYLPKRARVYKAKGSAQDAHEAVRPVDVTITPDEVKQHLPPDQYNLYRLIWSRFVASQMAGARFHDTTVTIACAHSQWRAKGERMLFPGFLAALPRAGEDADAELPPLEAGQTLKLDKLDKEQKFTQPPPRYSEASLVRELEERGIGRPSTYAAIISTLQDREYVSLVERHFVPTDLGRVVCSQLTEHFGRLMDVGFTAQMEEGLDKVAEGKAHWVDLLRAFSDDFNPTLAAAAKNMQSVKGGIPADLPCPECGKPLMIKFGKAGAFLACSGYPDCSYTSNFSRNEDGRVEAVAAEKPQYEKVGQCPQCGRDLVIKKSRTGSSFIACTGYPECKYAAPLSTGVPCPRCQKGQLVEKSTKRGKLFYSCDQYPQCDFALWDRPVPGPCPRCNSPYLVEKKSRAGTKIMCPVKGCGYVKEDGDEQS; this is encoded by the coding sequence ATGGGCAAACAGTTGATAATAGTGGAATCTCCGGCCAAAGTTAAGACCATCAAAAAGTTTCTTGGGCCGTCATACATGGTGCAGGCCAGTGTGGGCCATGTACGCGATTTGCCCGCCAAGGCCCTCGGAGTAAATGAAGAGGACAACTTCGCGCCCCAGTATGAAGTCATAGACAATAAAAAAAATGTGGTCAGCGAACTGCGCGCCGCCGCCGCCAAGGCCGATACCGTTTACCTTGCCCCTGACCCCGACCGCGAGGGCGAGGCCATTGCGTGGCATGTGGCGGAGCTTATCCGCGACAAGGCCAAGGACATCAAGCGCATCCAGTTCAACGAAATTACCGCCAAGGCTGTCAAAGAAGCGTTAGCGCACCCGCGCGACCTCAATGAAGACCTTTTTGACGCCCAGCAGGCCAGGCGCATTCTGGACAGGCTGGTGGGCTACAAGATTTCTCCCCTGCTGTGGAAGACCATCAAGCGGGGCATATCCGCCGGGCGGGTGCAGTCCGTGGCGCTGCGCCTCATTGCCGAACGCGAGGAAGAGCGCGAGGTGTTCAAGCCGGAGGAATACTGGCTGTTCAAGGTGCTGCTTTCGGCTGACACGCCGCCGCCCTTCAAGGCCGACCTCGCCAAGATCAACGGCAAAAAAGCGGTCATCGCCAATGCCGAAGAAGCGCAGGCGCTGGAAGACGCCCTCAAGGGCCAGCCCTTTGTGGTGGAAAGCGTGGAGCAGAAGGAGCGCGAGCGCGCGCCGCAGCCGCCCTTCATCACCTCGACCTTGCAGCAGGCGGCCAACCAGAGGCTTTCCTACACGGCCAAGCGCACCATGAACATTGCCCAGCGCCTCTATGAAGGCGTGGAGCTTGGCGACCGTGGCCTGACGGCCCTCATTACCTATATGCGTACGGACTCGACGCGCATCGCCGACGAAGCGCGCGACGCGGCCAAGGATTTTATCGCCACGCATTTCGGCAAGGACTATCTGCCCAAGCGCGCCCGCGTGTACAAGGCCAAGGGCAGCGCCCAGGACGCCCATGAAGCCGTCCGCCCCGTGGACGTGACCATCACTCCCGACGAGGTGAAGCAGCATCTGCCGCCGGATCAGTACAATCTGTACCGGCTCATCTGGTCGCGTTTTGTGGCTTCGCAGATGGCCGGGGCGCGTTTTCACGACACCACCGTCACCATTGCCTGTGCCCACAGCCAGTGGCGCGCCAAGGGCGAGCGTATGCTTTTTCCCGGTTTTCTTGCGGCCCTGCCGCGCGCCGGAGAAGACGCCGACGCCGAACTGCCGCCTCTTGAGGCCGGACAGACGCTCAAGCTGGACAAGCTGGACAAGGAGCAGAAGTTCACCCAGCCCCCGCCGCGCTACAGCGAAGCAAGCCTTGTGCGCGAGCTGGAAGAGCGGGGCATCGGGCGGCCCTCCACCTACGCGGCCATCATTTCCACCCTTCAGGACAGAGAGTACGTCAGCCTGGTGGAGAGGCACTTTGTGCCCACGGATCTTGGCCGGGTGGTCTGCAGTCAGCTGACCGAACACTTTGGCAGGCTCATGGATGTGGGCTTTACCGCCCAGATGGAAGAGGGACTCGACAAGGTGGCAGAAGGCAAGGCCCACTGGGTGGATCTTTTGCGCGCCTTTTCCGATGATTTCAATCCCACGCTGGCGGCGGCCGCCAAAAACATGCAGAGCGTCAAGGGCGGCATCCCCGCTGATCTGCCCTGTCCGGAATGCGGCAAGCCGCTGATGATCAAGTTCGGCAAGGCAGGGGCCTTTCTTGCCTGTTCCGGCTATCCCGACTGCAGCTACACCAGCAATTTTTCGCGCAACGAGGATGGCCGGGTCGAGGCCGTGGCCGCCGAAAAGCCGCAGTATGAAAAAGTGGGGCAGTGCCCCCAGTGCGGGCGCGATCTTGTCATCAAAAAATCCCGTACAGGCAGCAGCTTTATCGCCTGCACCGGCTACCCCGAATGCAAGTATGCGGCCCCGCTGTCCACGGGCGTGCCCTGCCCGCGCTGCCAGAAAGGCCAGCTGGTGGAAAAGAGCACCAAGCGCGGAAAGCTGTTTTACTCGTGCGATCAGTATCCCCAGTGTGATTTCGCCTTGTGGGACAGGCCCGTGCCAGGCCCCTGCCCGCGCTGTAACTCGCCATACCTTGTTGAAAAAAAGAGCCGGGCCGGCACAAAGATCATGTGCCCGGTCAAGGGGTGCGGCTACGTCAAGGAGGACGGAGATGAGCAAAGCTGA
- a CDS encoding XdhC family protein: MSKADASDSMRASASLAPSATSAPSGGMAAPWPETLEARVAQLLADGERVTLLTVISRTGSAPRDAGTRALYTLNGPEGTVGGGLLEARAFEAAAQSLFMGTSSQVSCDMSGFTPDSDMICGGGMDVLCEVLTPDKAPLFALAAQALRSGVGGVWVVDVNREPPLRRLYLDSLPEKSDPAAGSALPPDASLDITPVRALLAQRKGRPGLVIKDACRIYVEPLAAPPVLLLCGGGHVSLEVARLAHVCGFIVDVVDDRPEFSNPQRFPMARRCHVLPDYENLVEACGIGRHHYVAVITRGHGFDRETLAQALTSHAQYIGMIGSKTKRDQIYAILRGQGVPDAELAAVCCPIGLTIEAETPQQIAVSIVAELLAVQAGTLKRLRFEE; this comes from the coding sequence ATGAGCAAAGCTGATGCATCAGATTCGATGAGAGCTTCCGCGTCCCTTGCGCCTTCAGCGACCTCCGCCCCTTCAGGCGGTATGGCCGCGCCCTGGCCGGAAACCCTGGAGGCCCGCGTGGCCCAGTTGCTCGCCGACGGGGAAAGGGTGACGCTTTTGACGGTCATCAGCCGCACAGGCTCGGCCCCGCGTGACGCGGGCACCCGTGCGCTGTACACGCTAAACGGCCCGGAAGGCACCGTGGGCGGCGGCCTGCTGGAGGCACGCGCCTTTGAGGCAGCGGCCCAGAGCCTGTTTATGGGCACGTCCAGTCAGGTCTCCTGCGACATGAGCGGCTTCACCCCTGACAGCGACATGATTTGCGGCGGCGGCATGGACGTGCTGTGCGAAGTGCTGACGCCGGACAAGGCCCCCCTGTTTGCGCTTGCCGCCCAGGCCCTGCGCTCCGGGGTAGGGGGCGTGTGGGTTGTGGACGTGAACCGCGAGCCGCCCCTGCGCCGTCTGTACCTCGACAGCCTGCCCGAAAAATCTGACCCTGCCGCGGGTTCGGCCCTGCCGCCGGACGCCAGTCTGGACATAACCCCGGTGCGCGCCCTGCTGGCGCAGCGCAAGGGCAGGCCCGGCCTGGTCATCAAGGACGCGTGCCGCATCTACGTTGAACCGCTGGCAGCGCCGCCGGTGCTGCTCCTCTGCGGCGGTGGGCATGTGTCCCTTGAGGTGGCGCGTCTGGCCCATGTCTGCGGCTTTATTGTGGACGTGGTGGACGACAGGCCGGAGTTTTCCAATCCGCAACGGTTTCCCATGGCGCGGCGTTGCCATGTGCTGCCGGACTATGAAAATCTGGTGGAAGCCTGCGGCATCGGGCGGCACCATTATGTGGCCGTCATCACGCGCGGGCACGGTTTTGACCGCGAAACCCTGGCCCAGGCCCTGACCAGCCATGCCCAGTATATAGGCATGATAGGCAGCAAAACCAAACGCGACCAGATTTATGCCATTCTGCGCGGCCAGGGCGTGCCCGATGCTGAACTTGCCGCTGTGTGCTGCCCCATAGGGCTGACCATTGAAGCTGAAACCCCGCAGCAGATAGCCGTGTCCATTGTGGCCGAACTGCTGGCCGTGCAGGCCGGTACGCTGAAGCGCCTGCGCTTTGAAGAGTAG
- a CDS encoding efflux RND transporter periplasmic adaptor subunit: MTTRPLFSLPVILSLCLALVACNGDKDGQHGAMRLPVAVFDVVAKDEPWPAEYQAQASGSRAVEVRARVEAIIEKRLYEEGDYVQQGQLLFQLERDRYEALMQQAQAQFTNAEREWRRVRPLYEKNAVSQKERDNALAAYDSAKASLRQAKINLDYCQVTAPVSGYSSKENFTPGNLVGNNSLLTYVNQTDPMYIDFSIAAPEHMLRQGMAAQGRLVTPADGRYKARLRLLDGSMYKGMGEVTFIDSQVQPTTGVIKARAVFDNADRSIMPGQYVRLYMDGDILKDAVLVPQKCVLLTQKGSLVMGVDKDDKVYPIPVVVGVSVGNRYLVLEGLKGGERIISEGMIKARPGSQVSIMPSGGQQPQEGAAKK; encoded by the coding sequence ATGACCACCAGACCGCTATTTTCTCTTCCTGTCATACTCAGCCTTTGTCTTGCACTGGTTGCCTGCAATGGCGACAAGGACGGCCAGCACGGCGCCATGCGTCTGCCTGTCGCCGTTTTTGACGTTGTGGCCAAGGATGAACCCTGGCCGGCAGAGTATCAGGCCCAGGCCTCCGGCTCGCGCGCTGTCGAAGTGCGCGCCCGCGTGGAAGCCATCATCGAAAAACGCCTGTATGAAGAAGGCGACTATGTGCAGCAGGGGCAGCTGCTTTTCCAGCTGGAGCGCGACCGCTACGAAGCGCTCATGCAGCAGGCCCAGGCCCAGTTCACCAACGCCGAGCGCGAATGGCGGCGGGTACGCCCGCTGTATGAAAAAAACGCGGTGTCGCAGAAAGAGCGTGACAATGCCCTGGCCGCCTATGACAGCGCCAAGGCTTCTTTGCGCCAGGCCAAGATCAACCTGGACTACTGCCAGGTGACGGCCCCTGTCTCCGGCTACAGCAGCAAGGAAAACTTCACGCCCGGCAACCTGGTGGGCAACAATTCGCTGCTCACCTACGTGAACCAGACTGACCCCATGTACATCGACTTTTCCATTGCCGCCCCCGAGCATATGCTCCGCCAGGGCATGGCTGCCCAGGGCCGTCTTGTGACGCCTGCCGACGGCCGGTACAAGGCGCGCCTGCGCCTGCTGGACGGCAGCATGTACAAGGGGATGGGCGAGGTGACCTTTATCGACAGCCAGGTGCAGCCCACAACCGGCGTCATCAAGGCGCGCGCCGTCTTTGACAATGCCGACCGCAGCATCATGCCCGGACAGTACGTGCGTCTGTATATGGACGGCGATATCCTCAAGGATGCCGTACTCGTCCCGCAAAAGTGCGTGCTGCTTACCCAGAAGGGTTCGCTGGTCATGGGCGTGGACAAGGACGACAAGGTGTATCCCATTCCTGTGGTCGTCGGCGTGTCCGTCGGCAACAGGTATCTTGTGCTTGAAGGGCTCAAGGGCGGCGAACGCATTATCAGCGAAGGCATGATCAAGGCCCGCCCCGGCTCTCAAGTGAGCATAATGCCTTCAGGGGGCCAGCAGCCTCAGGAAGGCGCGGCCAAGAAGTAG
- a CDS encoding multidrug efflux RND transporter permease subunit — MAVSTKPNFFLRRPILSAVISIVITLVGALAMRALPIAQYPDLVPPTVNVSVTYPGASAETIASTVLAPLEVNINGVENMLYMTSMAASGSGSGSINVYFALGSNSDMALVNVNNKVNLAQTILPEAVRRQGVSVLKRSPAMLLVFSYFSPDGRYDQVYINNWAQINVVDALKRVAGVGDVVIFGSMDYAMRIWLQPDKLAKYGVSVNEVSAAIQEQNSQYAPGRLGEMPSPDTTELTWQIDAQGRLVTPEEFGEIIVRRGPDSAMLRLKDVARVELGGKDYSVTSRYNGMVARMGAVYLLPGANAIATGDRVLDKLAEIGKTMPDGLDYTILVNTNDFVLESIHEVLSTLVEAMILVFIVVYVFLQSWRATIIPCVAVPVSIIGTFAGLYAFGYTINTLTLFAMVLSIGIVVDDAIVVLENVERIMTSEHLPPKEATAKAMNEVTAPIVAIVLVLCAVFIPVSFMGGLAGQMYKQFAITISVSVVLSGVVALTLTPALCALLLKPHSHDYKPARGFVWFNKFFDGVTNGYVHIVDFLKASSMRALPLFALMILLCVWLLRVVPGGLVPNEDQGYILGMAILDDGASQHRTTAVNKVLTDFMLKNPAVQSLGTLSGLDITSISVKSNYGTFFALLKPWGERKKADMSSDAVLKTVGAVTVMQPEAFIMGFAPPPISGMSTTGGFEGYIQMRGTGTLLDLENQTNQLVQEVMAVGPDGKRKYPAIGMLRNLFSTGSPQLYANLDRERCKDMGINIADVFTAMGGTFGGAYVNDFNYMGRTFQVRLQSEADYRLLPEDLSNVYVPNSKGEMIPLTAVMTLERRTAPQVVERYNVFPAAHVMGSPAPGFSSGQALSQMEAAAKAILPTEYSLGWVGSALQEKMASTDTTTIFILALVMVFLILAAQYESWSLPLSVLTAVPFGVFGALLATWGRGLSNDVYFQVALVTLVGLAAKNAILIVEFAVEAWRGGRSLDSAASFASRLRFRPIVMTSLAFILGCVPLAISTGAGANSRHALGTAVIGGMLAATCLATLFVPYFFKIIMQLSLKLQGKKDPNAGKDGSGNEQEDL; from the coding sequence ATGGCTGTTTCCACAAAGCCGAATTTCTTTTTACGCAGACCCATTCTCTCTGCGGTCATATCCATTGTCATTACCCTGGTGGGCGCACTGGCCATGCGGGCACTGCCTATCGCGCAGTACCCCGACCTTGTGCCCCCCACGGTCAACGTCAGCGTGACGTACCCCGGCGCATCGGCTGAAACCATTGCCTCCACCGTGCTGGCCCCTCTGGAAGTGAACATCAACGGCGTGGAAAACATGCTGTACATGACTTCCATGGCGGCCTCCGGTTCGGGCTCTGGCAGCATCAACGTGTACTTCGCGCTGGGTTCCAACTCGGATATGGCCCTTGTCAACGTCAACAACAAGGTCAACCTGGCGCAGACCATATTGCCAGAAGCGGTGCGCCGTCAGGGCGTCAGCGTGCTCAAGCGTTCACCGGCCATGTTGCTGGTGTTCTCGTATTTTTCGCCCGATGGCCGCTACGATCAGGTCTACATCAACAACTGGGCCCAGATCAACGTGGTGGACGCGCTCAAGCGCGTTGCAGGCGTTGGCGACGTCGTCATTTTCGGCAGCATGGACTATGCCATGCGCATCTGGCTGCAGCCGGACAAGCTGGCCAAGTATGGCGTGTCGGTCAATGAAGTGTCTGCGGCCATTCAGGAGCAGAACTCACAGTACGCCCCAGGGCGTCTTGGCGAAATGCCCTCGCCCGATACCACGGAGCTTACCTGGCAGATCGATGCCCAGGGCCGTCTGGTCACGCCGGAAGAATTCGGCGAGATCATCGTGCGCCGTGGCCCGGACAGCGCCATGCTGCGCCTCAAGGACGTGGCCCGCGTAGAGCTGGGCGGCAAGGACTACAGCGTTACCTCCCGCTATAACGGCATGGTGGCGCGCATGGGGGCGGTCTATCTGCTGCCCGGCGCCAACGCCATCGCCACAGGCGACCGCGTGCTGGACAAGCTGGCCGAAATCGGCAAGACCATGCCCGACGGCCTTGACTACACCATCCTTGTGAACACCAACGACTTCGTGCTCGAATCCATCCACGAAGTGCTCTCCACCCTGGTGGAGGCCATGATTCTGGTGTTCATCGTTGTGTATGTCTTTCTGCAGAGCTGGCGCGCCACCATCATTCCCTGCGTGGCCGTTCCCGTGTCCATTATCGGCACGTTCGCGGGCCTTTATGCTTTCGGCTATACCATCAATACGCTGACGCTCTTCGCCATGGTGCTTTCCATCGGCATCGTGGTGGACGACGCCATCGTGGTGCTGGAAAACGTGGAACGCATCATGACCTCGGAGCATCTGCCGCCCAAGGAGGCCACGGCCAAGGCCATGAACGAGGTCACGGCCCCCATTGTGGCCATTGTGCTCGTGCTCTGCGCCGTGTTTATTCCCGTGTCCTTCATGGGTGGTCTTGCGGGGCAGATGTACAAGCAGTTCGCCATCACCATCTCGGTATCGGTGGTGCTGTCGGGCGTGGTGGCGCTGACGCTCACCCCGGCCCTCTGCGCCTTGCTGCTCAAGCCGCACAGCCACGATTACAAACCCGCCAGGGGCTTTGTATGGTTCAACAAGTTCTTTGACGGCGTGACCAACGGCTATGTGCACATAGTCGACTTCCTCAAGGCCTCGAGCATGCGCGCGCTGCCCTTGTTCGCGCTCATGATTCTTCTGTGCGTGTGGTTGCTCAGGGTTGTTCCCGGCGGCCTCGTGCCCAACGAAGACCAGGGCTATATCCTTGGCATGGCCATTCTGGACGACGGCGCTTCGCAGCACCGCACCACGGCGGTCAACAAGGTTCTCACCGACTTCATGCTGAAAAATCCTGCCGTGCAGAGCCTGGGCACCCTGTCGGGCCTGGACATCACGTCCATCTCCGTCAAGAGCAACTACGGCACCTTCTTTGCCCTGCTCAAACCGTGGGGCGAGCGTAAAAAAGCCGACATGTCTTCCGACGCCGTGCTGAAAACCGTCGGTGCGGTCACCGTCATGCAGCCCGAAGCATTTATCATGGGCTTTGCGCCCCCGCCCATCAGCGGCATGAGCACCACGGGCGGCTTTGAAGGTTACATACAGATGCGCGGCACAGGCACCCTGCTTGACCTGGAAAACCAGACCAACCAGCTGGTGCAGGAAGTCATGGCTGTTGGCCCCGACGGCAAACGCAAGTATCCGGCCATCGGCATGCTGCGCAACCTGTTCTCCACCGGATCGCCCCAGTTGTACGCCAACCTGGATCGCGAACGCTGCAAGGACATGGGCATCAACATCGCCGACGTATTCACGGCCATGGGCGGCACCTTTGGTGGCGCGTATGTGAACGACTTCAACTATATGGGCCGTACCTTCCAGGTGCGCCTGCAGTCCGAGGCGGACTACCGCCTGCTGCCCGAAGATTTGAGCAACGTGTATGTGCCCAACAGCAAGGGCGAGATGATCCCCCTGACTGCGGTCATGACCCTTGAACGGCGCACCGCCCCCCAGGTGGTGGAACGCTATAACGTCTTCCCGGCGGCCCACGTCATGGGCTCGCCAGCTCCGGGCTTTTCTTCGGGGCAGGCCCTCAGCCAGATGGAAGCAGCGGCCAAGGCCATATTGCCCACCGAATACAGCCTCGGCTGGGTGGGTTCGGCGCTTCAGGAAAAAATGGCCAGCACAGACACCACAACCATCTTCATTCTGGCCCTGGTCATGGTCTTTTTGATCCTGGCCGCACAGTATGAATCGTGGTCGTTGCCCCTTTCGGTGCTCACGGCCGTGCCCTTTGGCGTGTTCGGCGCACTGCTGGCCACCTGGGGACGCGGCCTTTCCAACGACGTGTACTTCCAGGTAGCCCTGGTCACTCTGGTGGGTCTGGCAGCCAAAAACGCCATCCTGATCGTGGAATTCGCGGTTGAGGCATGGCGTGGCGGCCGCAGCCTTGATTCGGCGGCATCCTTTGCCTCCCGTCTGCGGTTCAGGCCCATTGTCATGACCTCGCTGGCCTTTATTCTGGGCTGCGTGCCCCTGGCCATCAGCACCGGCGCTGGCGCCAACAGCCGTCACGCCCTGGGCACGGCGGTCATCGGCGGCATGCTGGCGGCCACGTGCCTCGCCACGCTCTTTGTGCCGTACTTCTTCAAGATAATTATGCAGCTCTCCCTGAAACTCCAGGGCAAGAAGGATCCGAACGCCGGTAAGGACGGTTCCGGCAACGAACAGGAGGATCTATGA
- a CDS encoding efflux transporter outer membrane subunit — MSSISTAGRMNPAGAIVALLAVLALSACSFAPRYERPEMNMPSQWQKVDAGAAPLNTDWWTRFNDPVLTSMVDEALKNNQDLAESLAKIDSAASQVGIATADLLPAVSGSAGSVAAGASEKTPNTTPFNRSGLNRTTATNQAALNASWELDLWGKYRNNYTMLSDVLMSTVIGHEALRLSVAGQTAQGYFALLALDMQLDTARRTLKTREDAFSIYTSRYKQGDITELDWQRARAEVETARAQVHTSTVAVDKAEAGLAVLLGRSPRDIMERGMPRGQAIGMLPSPPVVPEGLPSDLLQRRPDVRASEFTMMAYNANIGVARAQFFPSISLTGMLGTVSSAVGSLFTGPAGAWSYGVTGSMPLLDFGRTWYNVKDAEARKNASIAVYRKTVQTAFQDMRTALTTQREADSIVRSMQIQVESLRRATTIARLQYDNGYTDYLTVLDAERQLFAAELQLAAALRDRLNSVVSVCMALGGGWNDPGASPSFPVVSTEKLLDQETSTGALGKAPVSGKAAPQPVKAQPATQDQSKGGVSL; from the coding sequence ATGAGTTCCATCAGTACTGCCGGACGCATGAACCCGGCCGGGGCCATTGTCGCCCTGCTGGCCGTGCTCGCGCTTTCGGCCTGCTCATTTGCGCCGCGCTATGAGCGCCCCGAAATGAACATGCCGAGCCAGTGGCAAAAAGTTGATGCCGGGGCAGCGCCCCTGAATACCGACTGGTGGACACGTTTCAATGACCCCGTGCTTACCTCCATGGTGGACGAGGCTCTGAAAAATAACCAGGACCTGGCCGAATCTCTCGCAAAGATTGATTCCGCCGCGTCACAGGTTGGCATAGCCACCGCCGATCTGCTGCCCGCTGTGAGCGGTTCGGCCGGATCCGTGGCCGCAGGCGCTTCTGAAAAGACGCCCAATACCACGCCGTTCAACAGGAGCGGTCTTAACCGCACCACGGCCACCAATCAGGCTGCGCTCAACGCCTCCTGGGAGCTGGACCTCTGGGGCAAATACCGCAACAACTACACCATGCTCAGTGACGTGCTCATGAGCACGGTCATCGGTCACGAGGCCCTGCGCCTTTCGGTGGCAGGGCAGACCGCCCAGGGCTATTTTGCCCTGCTGGCGCTGGACATGCAGCTTGATACGGCCCGCCGTACCCTCAAGACCCGCGAGGATGCGTTCAGCATCTACACGAGCCGCTACAAGCAGGGCGACATCACCGAGCTTGACTGGCAGCGTGCCAGGGCCGAGGTGGAAACCGCCCGCGCCCAGGTGCACACCAGCACCGTGGCTGTAGACAAGGCCGAAGCCGGTCTGGCCGTTCTGCTGGGCCGCTCGCCCCGCGACATTATGGAACGCGGCATGCCGCGCGGTCAGGCCATTGGCATGCTGCCTTCACCGCCCGTGGTGCCCGAAGGGCTGCCGTCCGACCTGCTGCAACGCAGGCCTGACGTGCGCGCCTCCGAGTTCACCATGATGGCTTACAATGCCAATATCGGCGTGGCCCGCGCCCAGTTCTTCCCCTCCATCTCGCTGACGGGCATGCTGGGCACGGTCAGTTCGGCCGTGGGCAGCCTGTTCACCGGCCCCGCCGGAGCGTGGAGCTATGGCGTCACCGGTTCGATGCCCCTGCTGGACTTTGGCCGCACATGGTACAATGTCAAGGATGCCGAGGCGCGTAAAAATGCCTCCATCGCAGTCTACCGCAAGACCGTGCAGACGGCGTTCCAGGACATGCGCACAGCCCTGACGACCCAGCGCGAAGCTGACTCCATTGTGCGCAGCATGCAGATTCAGGTGGAAAGCCTGCGGCGCGCCACCACCATCGCGCGTCTGCAATACGATAACGGCTACACAGACTATCTGACCGTGCTGGATGCCGAACGGCAGCTTTTCGCCGCCGAACTGCAACTGGCCGCGGCTCTGCGTGACCGCCTTAACAGCGTGGTCAGCGTGTGCATGGCCCTTGGCGGCGGCTGGAACGACCCCGGCGCAAGCCCCAGCTTCCCCGTGGTCAGCACCGAAAAACTGCTTGATCAGGAAACCAGCACAGGCGCGCTGGGCAAGGCTCCGGTTTCCGGCAAGGCCGCACCCCAACCTGTCAAGGCCCAGCCTGCAACACAGGATCAGTCCAAGGGCGGCGTAAGCCTTTAG